A stretch of Dermochelys coriacea isolate rDerCor1 chromosome 6, rDerCor1.pri.v4, whole genome shotgun sequence DNA encodes these proteins:
- the CD81 gene encoding CD81 antigen isoform X2: MMFVGFLGCYGAIQESQCLLGTFFTCLVILFACEVAAGIWGFVNKDLVAKDVKQFYDQALQQALQQDLSNSDATNAKTVVKTFHETLDCCGANTIMTISTSSIQSDLCPKEQTLLETLAQGRLPQDCHKKIDELFSEKLYLIGVAAIVVAVIMIFEMILSMILCCGIRNSTVY; this comes from the exons ATGATGTTTGTGGGGTTCCTGGGATGCTACGGTGCTATCCAGGAGTCCCAGTGCCTTCTGGGAACG TTCTTCACTTGCCTGGTGATCCTGTTTGCTTGTGAAGTGGCTGCTGGAATCTGGGGATTCGTCAATAAAGATCTG gTTGCCAAAGACGTGAAGCAGTTCTATGACCAAGCGTTGCAACAAGCGTTGCAACAAGACCTGTCGAATTCTGATGCAACTAATGCGAAAACCGTGGTGAAGACCTTCCATGAAACG CTGGATTGCTGCGGTGCAAATACCATAATGACCATAAGCACCTCGTCCATCCAGAGTGATCTCTGTCCAAAGGAACAAACCTTGCTGGAAACTCTTGCCCAG GGTCGCCTACCCCAGGATTGTCATAAGAAGATTGATGAGCTGTTCTCAGAGAAGTTGTACCTGATCGGTGTTGCAGCCATTGTGGTGGCTGTGATCATG ATCTTCGAAATGATCCTGAGCATGATCCTGTGCTGTGGCATAAGGAATAGCACCGTGTATTGA